The genomic DNA AAAAAGAGCTGCAAAAAAATGTAATTTCTATGAAAGTAAAGGGGTATGGTGAGAGAAGAAAAGAGCATCCTAAAAATTTTTCAAATATTTGTTTTAAATATCATATAGTTTCAAATGATTTGACAGAATCAGAGCTTAGAAAGTTAGTAACTTTATCTGAAACAAAATACTGTCCTGTCTGGTCAATGATAAATGAAAATGTTAAGACTAATGTTGAATTTATAATTGAAAAAGGTTAATCTATATATTTTAGGAGGAAATTTATGAAAATATTTTCTATTTGTAAAAAATTTTTTTGTAAAATTTTTAACAGATAAATATTACTTATATAAAAAGTGACTGTGACAGTCATAAGAAAATACACCTTTAATGGCTAGTCTGAACTAGCCTTTCGAGGTGCATTTTAATATACAGAATTGCTTAATTTTTACTCCGGTATTTTTTACATCTGTCTGTTTTATGTTCCTAAATATATCTTTGGCTTCTGTGATATACTCAAAAAAATTATTACTGTGAAAAAATCATTTTCATTCTGTCAAAATCAATTGTCCAGCTGTATTTTTTTAAGAAATTATGACTGACAAGACCGTCTATAATAAATCCTCTT from Sebaldella termitidis ATCC 33386 includes the following:
- a CDS encoding OsmC family protein, encoding MNEHKTEIELNLINDKVKFLGKSGENQDITIDYVPPFGDGEGYTALELFLISFASCLSTTLLALIKKELQKNVISMKVKGYGERRKEHPKNFSNICFKYHIVSNDLTESELRKLVTLSETKYCPVWSMINENVKTNVEFIIEKG